In Vanacampus margaritifer isolate UIUO_Vmar chromosome 18, RoL_Vmar_1.0, whole genome shotgun sequence, a genomic segment contains:
- the clrn3 gene encoding clarin-3 — protein sequence MPSTTKTLHFLSSALVTCIAVGILGFAMSTAWATKSMVCARDSSSFFNGSAAVTLELFDGRLEREICPLFGPPVDFQVFPKLMETKGVPLVLHVLSVSLLALCLLCSAVSVLVSLYNSVSNPYETYMGPIALYTCSAISACLSVLVLVLFVVNVSATTVAEDLVRSFADNVRVDLKITSSQMLLGYYLLIPYAALSLLAIGLIYMYDHAAYTQRREQQRPTEDAPKEIMMY from the exons ATGCCGTCCACGACCAAGACCCTGCACTTCCTGTCCAGCGCGCTGGTCACCTGCATAGCGGTGGGGATCCTGGGCTTCGCCATGTCCACGGCGTGGGCCACCAAGAGCATGGTGTGCGCCCGAGACAGCAGCAGCTTCTTCAATGGCTCGGCCGCAGTCACGCTGGAGCTCTTCGACGGCAGACTGGAACGGGAGATTTGTCCCCTTTTCGGACCGCCTGTTGACTTCCAAG TGTTCCCCAAGTTGATGGAGACCAAAGGCGTCCCGCTGGTGCTGCACGTCCTGTCTGTGTCTCTGCTGGCGTTGTGTCTGCTGTGCTCGGCCGTCAGCGTCCTCGTCTCGCTCTACAACAGCGTCAGCAACCCCTACGAGACGTACATGGGGCCCATCGCCCTCTACACGTGCAGCGCCATTAGCG CATGCTTGTCCGTCTTGGTGCTGGTCTTATTTGTGGTCAACGTGAGCGCGACCACCGTGGCCGAGGACCTGGTGAGGAGCTTCGCCGACAACGTCCGCGTGGACCTGAAGATCACGTCGTCCCAGATGCTGCTGGGCTACTACCTGCTGATCCCGTACGCGGCGCTGTCGCTGCTCGCCATCGGCCTCATCTACATGTACGACCACGCCGCCTACACGCAGCGGCGCGAACAGCAGCGGCCCACCGAGGACGCTCCCAAGGAGATCATGATGTACTAG